The Triticum aestivum cultivar Chinese Spring chromosome 6D, IWGSC CS RefSeq v2.1, whole genome shotgun sequence genomic sequence CCCCCAAGAAAATGTGTACTGGAACTAGACACTTTGTTATATTTGCATTCTACAAATGTCAATACCAGCAGCATTTGTGGCCACAATTCATACACTATTTGTGCATCAAAGGAAGTTTATGTACGACCATATCATGCAATTCAGAAAGTAGATAACTAACCACAGACAGTTTTCTAACATAAATACCAATAACCAGTGTTAGTAAGTGTTTGCTTAGTTTTTTCCTTTACCTTACCGATAACTAGTGCTTCGCAGTACAAGAGCAAAGATGCACTAAAGGTTCTGCTGGCACTCATAGTGAACAAAAGCTTTATGTCAAACACTCCTATGTTACTCACTCCCTTCCGGGTCAAACTTTGACCATGAATTTGACTAGCAAAATATAAGTTATATGACACAGAAAGTATACTATTGGATTTGCATCGGAAAGAAGTTTCCTATTGTGTTTCTGGTACATATAACTCATTTTATTAGTTCAATTCATGCTCAAAGTCTGACCAAAGATACTAGGGAGTACAACCTTGATATGATAATCCTGTGCTTTTTGCTACATATAACCGGACTATTTTAATGTGGCCAAACAACTGTGTGGCAAATATTGATGCTATCAATACCTTGATTGAATACAGTAGATCCAGAAAATTATCACCCAGTCGCTGACGCTTCTTGGCCTCCTTTAGATCCTTTTCCTTGAGCCTTTCAATTTGGTCCTCATAAATAAGCTGGATCACATCCACAAAAAAGAAGCAACATTGTCAGTCATAGCTAAAAACTCATTGGTACAATCACTTGTATAGCAAAAATACCACTGGGAACATCTCAAGAATATCTTTGAACAATGATAAAAGCGTAAAACCGCACCTTGATATTTATGTTCGACACTCCTTTATATTTTTCGTCCTCAGTAACAGCAGCTTGGAAGTCCTCTAATGTCCATGAGGCCAACATAGGAATCTAGAAATAGAAGGTTGTCAACCACACATCTGATGCTACATACAAAACTGTACCATATAATGCACCACGCTTTTTCCTTGGAATGAAAATTATTTTAAATAAAAAGGTACCTTTCCAGATTTCACTTCATCTTTAATTAAAGCCCTGTCATCTTGATACTGAAAAGAAAATATTAGAAACCATCAGTTCGCACGGTCAAAAATGGAACACAGGTATATATGGGATTGTAACATGAATTAAATATAAACAAAACACACACCAGATTTATTCAAAACATGAACATCAAATAAGAAAACAAGTGAAATTTTACAGATTTTCAACCAAATTTGAATAATATGACCCAACCTAATTGGGCATATTAATGATATAAGCTTGCAGCTGCAGAGCGCAAACGATCATGAAAGAGCAGAATATACAAAAATCAATTATTATTATAATTCAACTGAgatttaactattcaaatttgaaaaacaaAAAGCGATTATCAGATGGAACAGCAAGCAAAGCTGTACCATTCCTGATTGAATCATCACCATCAGAAAACAAATAAGACACAATTGGCATGATCTGATAGATAATCTCCCACGTTGCCACCATAAAAGAGAAGACTCTGTCCTTTTCCTTTTGAAGAAAACTGACGCCATGAAAAATAAAAACACTGTTCCAAATTGTTCCAACTTATTTTAAGAGGTAAAAGAGCAAGTTCAATTATCGAAAAGAGGACCATCAattttactccctctgtcccataatgtaggGCGTTTTTTTACaatagtgtagtgtcaaaaaacgtcttacattatgagacggagggagtaccatttttaTTGGTATAAGCGTTAGGGCATCCCCAAGATGATGGCAGCAGGGTTATCAAATTTTTTTCATCGGTGTatagatgatggcagcaggaaTATCAGTTTCTTGTTCATCAGTGTATCAGTTCCCCCAACAATGATGCAAGCTCCAAGCTATTTTCCAATGATAGGAATCTTTACTAACATATAAAAGGGTTTCTCTATCCCAGCATGCTAAAAAAGACCTAAAAATAGCAATTTAACTAACAGAAAGACAATAAACTTCACCCAAAAGACCAACTTAACCACAGCCTAAAAAGTCTTTAATAAACATGGAGCATGAATGCAGAATTTTTTATCAGTAAGAAAAACTTGGATGAGCGTAGCAGCAAGCTAAAGAACAGAGCTGGCTGAGAGGTTGACAGTTGCTTAACGTGATTAGGTCTACATGTTTTTATCAGTGGCAAAGCAAGTGTAATTAGCTAGTTTACTAAGTGATTAACACCGTGCCTTTAAAATGATTGTTAACATTTCAGTGtttcctcaaaacaaaacatttCAGTGCAGCATTTATCAAAGTTTGTCGATCTTCGATACAAAACAGGGATCAGTGCAGCATTTATCAAAGTTTGTCGATCTTTGATACAAAACAGGAACCACCGATCCAAGTACTAAAACAGATAAACTGTAGTAGGTCGTTCACAAATTGATAAATGATTACAATAATGTCATCAGAATTTTGAGAAATTAACCTGCTTATCAAGCTCCTCCATGACATCATCAAAGAGTTCTTTTGGCATCGAGCCAGACAAGTTTGAAGCAACTGCCAGGTAAGCACGTGAATCTTTTATCTGTAAAATGATAAATTTAAGGAATCAGGATAAACTCGTTTAACATTTGATTTAGGAAAAAGTGTACTCTTCATCCCTCGACTATTGGCAACATCCACTACCCTCAACTCTAAGACCAGACAATGTTTGTCTTTCAACTATTGTCAAAGTCTAAATTACGTACACTTTTCATCCCTGGGCCAATGTCACCCTTGTTTTGAACAACACAGCACCTACCTATACAAGGCTTTTCACACGCAAGAAGTGATTTAGCATCCGGTCAGCAAGTCATTAAAAAGCCAAAAGTCATCAACATAATCACTGTGTTTTACTTAAGATGCTGTGTCATATACATGGATGTCAGAGCTTCTGAATGGATGGCATAGCTGTGACCAGCAGGAGCATGAGGGCAGAAGAACACACACAGGTAGACACCATAGCCAGCAAGACAGGCAGCAGCTTCTGAAGGAGAAGAGAGTTCAGGGACGAGAGTAATCTAAATTGATAACTTAAGATTCACATACAGCCAATAGCTCCTTATATGTCAGATATTTCAACTCAACACAAAAGAAGGGAAATCCTAACATGACTCTAATCCTAAGCTGTTACGAACCTATCAACCTGAAGACTTggttgaacagggcctcttctatTGCGATCCCAACTACTGCTACAGTTTAGTCTGTCCTACTGCTTAATGCACCCTACACCTGCTATAGGGTATTCCCCATATCACAGAGGCAGAGATGTGGGATGTAGATGGACCAAAGCAACTTTGAAATAGTCAGTGATGAACAGACAGTGTTATGGTATGACAGTTGAGCGACCATTCTATCCGGTTTTAGAGTTGAGAGGCGCCAGTGAAGGAAAAAATATTTCCTTTTAACCCATTACGGAAGTAAATATTTCAATAACCTGTGAACAGTAGTCACGCCAGTAAGTTTTTGCGTTAAGTGTGCCATCAGCAACATGTTCTTCCATCATCTTCCGAAACTCATCGCGGTTTTTCCGTTCTTGTCTCCTTAATTGCTCCTGTATTTGCAGAGTACCAACAATTACATCCATATCAGTAAAGCATTAGAAATATATTAGTGATGAAGATAACAACAAACCTTCCGAATTCTCTtctgttcttcctcttctttttcaaGATGCCTTATATAGTCCTGTAACAAACAGAGATGTTTTGTTAAGCCACAAAATGAGAAAAACTGATATAGAGTGCAGAAGATACAAACTTGAAAAACATCCAAGCGGTCAATCTTCTCAAGTCGGGCATAGCGTTCATCATCCTCTAGCCGATCTTGAACTTTTCGCCACTGGGTGTTTGCCTGAGCATACAATCTCACAATGATGACACTCTGAGCAAGTGAACATATACTAATTCACTAGATGATAAGGTCAAAGCAATAACCTTGATGAAATCACATGACTCAAGAAATTCTCTATATTCTGCTATGCGTCTTTTGTGCTCTTCAGCAGCCTTTGCTTTTTCctacaatgcaacacaacacatATTAGATAAGGATCACCATGTGATATATTTTAGGCTACAACATATAAAAACCTCATAGAATAGTTTTCCATCAAAACAACTCACAACGTTGTACTTGTTGGAAATTAAGTCAGAAATCTGTCATTCCAATAAAGTGATTTATATTGTTTCGGTACTGATTCATCATAGGATCATTAATCCATTCCTTTGTTTGGTTCAAGGGAATCAGAAAGTCAATCACCAAGTGAATCACAATTAGTAGAACAACCCATGGAAAATTAAACTGAGAAAACAGCAGAAAACCTGCTCGCAAACAAAAAATGAACATCCCCCACCCTCAAGCTATGTGTATTATTCACTGAAAAAAATAGTGCGCTATAgcgtcgctaatagcacgctatagcaaaTTGAGAATTGCCTCGCTAAATATATCGGTGTACAAcgtctcgctaatagcacgctaatAGCATGTTTTAATATCGCTGCTATTTTgctgtagcgcgctattttttcaTTGGTATTATTACTGGGCCAAGATTCCAAATATCAATACTTAATTAACTCGTGTTGAAATTTAGAAACAAAAAATGAATATCCCCCACCCTTGAGCTGAAGCCTGGCACATGGGTATGTGAGGGGCAGATGTTTTTTGGCCAAAGGCGTCTAATTTCCAGGAAACAGGCCGAACTAACAATGTTTTGTTCTTATTAGGGCCACTTCCAGTTTCCTTGAACCTGGGACGAGGCCATTTCTTCATCATGTTCATATCAAGAATACAAAGCAAATTACCAAAACCACAAACCAATACTCCAGGTTACTTATTTGAAACAAACAAAACATCAAGCTGGTTAAAGATGATAAGTTAAAAACATTGATAGCCTAACTAGATTATCTATGAGATAAAGCAATTAAAGAAGAATTGAACTACAAAAGCAATCAGTTCTCCAAGTTATATAGTATAACAACCACAACTATAAGTTAGTGTTTTCATATCATATAACCTTCTTCTGCAGCTCCACGAGATAGTTCTCAAATAAATCTTCACGCTCCTTGGGGCGTTCAACAGCATTGAACCTTTCATCATGCCCAAACATAGTAATTGCTTTGCTGCAGTGAAAAACAGCATGCTAAGTGTATGCAACAATAACAGAAAGAACCATATTAACAAACAGAAACTTTAATTATTAGAATTAATGAAAAGCATGAAACTTTCCGTTTGGTTGTCATATACAAAAAAGAGCTTGAGAATATACCTCCATCTCAGTGATGATGTAAGGTCCTTACATTCCTGAAATACGCAACAAAGTGTTTAATATTGTAAGAATAATAAGGAAAGGGAAAGCTTACTAGAGCAATCTTACTTCCAGCATTGTGAAAAAATCATCACGTGCTTTCCTTTGCTTGACACGCCTCTCCTCAACTTCAATCTTTTTCCGCTGGTTTAAGTACTGCAAAAACAGCAGATATAACCATAAGCGGACGGTTTACCACAAATCAGGAACACAATGTTAAGAGTCAAATGATTCCGTAAAAATGTTATCCCTTGTAAGAAAGAAATGATAACCTCATTGAAAGCTTGCTTTCTCTCTCCAAGAGTTTTCAGAGCACCATATCTTTTGTCACTTATAATAACTCTCATGGCCTGGGGCAAATTATATCACTGTCAGGCATTTGATTTATTTAATTAATCATAGTTCAATTCAATTTCTGTACCTGATCCCATGACCAATCTGACTGAACATTTGCCGATTCAAGCAGGGACTTGAATGCATTCTTTGCTTCCTGTGGTTTGAAAAAAAATTAGGGTCACAAAAGTAAATCAATTGCTGATTTTCAATTTACTTCTGTAGTCTTCCTCACCAACTTAGTAGCATAAACAACAGGTTCTTCTTCACTTGTTTTATCCTCCAGCGGAGTAACATTGATCTTCCCTGCAGTTGGCAttgtctttttggcctcctggtgGCAGTAAGAAAGTGTAGCACTAGCATCAATGGACTGAGACAGACAGACGCATTcacagttactccctccgtccaataatataagagcgtttttgacattaTTGTAGTACGAaacacgctcttatattatgggacggagggagtacatggcagtacaaatgtaaaaagaaaaaaaatgcagtTAGACTCACTACGAAAGTACAGTCcaatttaaaatattcaaatttatttaaaaaacAGAACATGCAAATATGTCTGAGATGTGTGAAAATAGCAGTAAGGTGACTACTCATGATGTTGCCATACTAATCCTAATTGTAATAGGAACCTCAGATTATTCAAAGAACCTTTTATAAGGTAAAGTTGAGACTACTAAATGTTGCATTGAGCCCATGGTTTCAACAGACCTAAATAAAAACAAGGAATAAAATAGAACTTCTCAGTCCTATGAACTGAATCACAAAATGGGACTTGGTACCATGGCAGTCCATGTACTATTAGAATGTTCTAAACTAATAAGCATACAAAGCAATACCAGTAACACGAAATATTATTCATGTGTCGCATGTAAACCATCTCTTTGCTATTACAGTAACTTTGCTTTCTCAAACTCTCCAAATCAACTGATCAATAAGGTAAGTACTTTGCAGTAATTATAAAGGATCGTGGTACTCGGCAACTCAATAAATTAAGAAACCACTGGTCAGcttgcatggggggggggggggggggggggatctaaTAATGCAGGCCTTGCATAAAACAGAGGAAAGAAACTATTCTAAGATAATGACGAGTAGCTGAACTCTTGCTAACAACCAATGTTATGTTTGATATAAATTATAAATACAAAAAGGTGCCATAATATACCTCCAAATCTTCAGCAGATGCTCCAACTTTTGTGTCAGTAGTACTAGGTACAGATGAACTTCCATAAGTGCTTCTGCAAAGTTCGACACATTAACAAAACCTAAGCTGCACTCAAAGGATGTGAGGAAGAATAGAGGGAAATTGAGAAAACATCCACAAATACCTGTTTGTCCCTGCATCACTTGCAACTGATGGATCTCCAGTGCTCGTTGTAACAGGGGCAACCACAGCACTTGTTCCACCGTTTTGCATGGAACTAGAAGAAGATATATCCCCATTGTACGACGGGCCAGCACCAGGAGGAGGCAAGTTTGCTATCGCATCATGGGAGCTTGGAGCAATTGTTCCTACTAAAGATGAAGACTGTGTGGCAGGTAAGGAAGTCTCCACAGAAACAGAAGTGGATCCAACAGGGGCAACAGTAGTGGATTCAATCTCCCGGGCAGGCTGCTGATTTGATGTCTTTTCTGCTAATTCACGTGCAATCTGAACAGAAAGCCAAAAGTAATTgtaaaaatattctatgtcttatTACACAATAATTACAGATGTCACGTCAAAAGAAATACCCTTAGCTCGTCAGGAATAGACCATTTGGATTGCTTTGTCACTTTGTTGTAATAGTACCTGGAACAGCAGAATAGTGAGACTACAGAATAAAGAAAATCCATTGAGGCTGACTAAATAACAGAACATCTGTGGCAATTAATTTCAATATGAACTTACTTCCGCCCTTCTGCTGTAGTAAACTCTTTCCATTCAGTTGAAGCGTCAGCCCGCTGTAACATTACAAAAAGTATGTAACAGAAACCGTAAATGGCCATTTAATATTAGTGCAAAGAAGTAGAGGACACCAAAATGTAGTCGTCCTACCAGACACTACCATGTTTCTTTAGTTACTATATATGCACCTGCCCTTTGCAGGAGTAAAATGAAGAATGCATTTTGGGCTAATTGTAAATGCTACTCGGCAATAATCGCAAGATATATGTGATAAGGCAAAAATGGAAGAGAACATGTTGCACTTATCGTACAAAAAAAGTTAGGGTGTACTACTGCCGATGAAAGAAAGGAGGATCATGCAAGTATTGTTCCATTGTATTCATCAATTTTGTAAATTTAGATATCAGTCATGTGAAAACAAAATAATACATAAAATGCAGGCATGCAACACAGAAGTTGTGCATGTTACAGAAGCAGATAGATTATCAATTTATACAAGCAAAGCACAAAACTCAACTGTTTAAGCCTAGCATCATTGGAACTGCGATATCAACAAATGAGTTATACCAGCTAAATAccaaatgatgatcatgacaaTCAATATGTTGATAAAATGAACAACAATATGTTGAAATAGCACACTGAAATTAAAGTCAAGACTTCATGAGAACAAAGACTATATTAGGAAGCAAGGGAAATATATAAAACGTACATGACGTATAAAACATATAAGCACAACTAACCTCCAAAGGGGTCATCAACTCAGCAGGTTTCTCCCAACTTGATTGCTTTGTCCTCTTATTGTAATAGTACCTAGGTAAAGAACGATACCAAGCAAAGCAAATAAGCAGACAGACCAAAAGGTGCAACAGAATCTAGAGGAGTACATcacgaagttactatttaaaacaGAAAGTAATAGAAAGATGACTTACTTCTTTCCATCCCCTGAACTGTGCTCTTGCCAATCCGCAGAGCTAGGTTCAGTTGAGCTCACCTGCACATTTGCTAGCTGAGTAGTTGCACAGGCAAGGATATCCAACTTTAAATAGCATACAAAATGAATGATGCTAGAGTGGTCTTTTTGTAGACAAAAATCAAGTGATGGAAATGTAGCAGAGGCCCTGCAGCAACTTACTGGGGGCACTGAAGCTGAGAGACTCTGATGCCCAGGCTGCACCATCGGCGACACAAGAGGTGCGCCCTGACCCGGGGCTGTGCCCCAGGGTTGAGATCCAGGAGGAACCGATGTTGGTTGATACTGAAATGTAGCATTAATTAACTTGTAAGCAAGGAAAATATTCTAATTATTGACATGGAGAAGCATTCCATGTATATTCGTCAATGGGGAATGGTGAGAAACAAAGGCATACGGTATAAGAAGGAGGCGGCATAGGGGCGCCCATGGTGGGCATAAGTCCACCAGGGAATACAGCTTGCTGCTGTGGCTGCATAGGAGCTGATGACATAGGTCTAGCTGCCTGGTACGGCATAGGAACAGCTTGCGATGCAGGCGGAACATGACCAGAGTGAGGCATATGTGGCCCAGGTTGCTGAAAATGTTGCATCTGCCCTGGCATGCCCATGTTAACTCCTGGCATGGCCTGACCAATAGGCCGATACTGTTGTGGCGCTGGTTGCATGAACTGAGGAGGCTGTTGTGGCGGACCTGGTGGCCACTGAAAATGGAGCACATAGTAGCTATTAATAACCTAACATATGATTATTAAGGTGCAGACTGCAGAAGGaagcaaaacaaaataagatgTGCTTATTTACCTGCATGGGCATTGGTTGTCCCATATTTTGTGGTGCGGTAGAACCCATCATAGGAGGCCGGGGGGGCTGCTTGGAAGACAATTAATGGGGTTACCAAACTTGGAGACCACGCAACAAAGAGAAACATTCATGTGGTGAATAACCACTTTACGATCGAGGGGGGTGATAACTTACCTGAGGCGGACCAGGTGTCTGCATATTACTCGCCATTAAACTGCATCAAACGACACGGATAACAGGAGGAATGTACCTGCCAAGTGACAAATTGAGATGTTAGAATATAACCTGCAGATGACACGATTGACTGTCTGTCAATCTACGTGTATCGTGGTTGCATAGAGGACAGAAGACAACTCGGGACTTTGGCACCCCTTCCATCTCAGATCTACGGCAGAAATAAAACAGGGCATGCCTTCTTTTCTGGTTAGACAGGCATGTTACTGGTGAGCAAAACCTGACCGTTGGATCAGGCTCGACTCACCCAAACCAGTGATACTAACCGACATAGCTCACGCGCCTCCTCACCACACCACCCTAGCTCATAaatgcctgcctgcctgcctacgtccCGAAGAAAGCATACGGTATTTTAACCATCAAGCTCCTCTCCTGCATCTACTGGAATCAAAATATGGCGCGCACAGGACTAGGAGTCGAAATGCACTTGAATCGACACTAGAAGCCTTACCAGCTACCACTACAGATAAGCCATCTAACCTAAAAAGGACTGCTAGGCTAGCACACGAGGCGGAAAAAAAATCTAGGGCACATAACCTCTGACTATCAAATCTAGGGCAAATCAGGATTTCCGCAGCCCTCCCATCTCAAATCTCCCGCAgaaaaaaagaaatactgggcATGCCTTCCTTTCTGGTTATAAACAGATGTGAGTTTGGTGCGCAAAACCTGACCGGATCTGGCTCGATTCACCAAAACCAGTGATACCGCTAGCCGACACACCCACGTACCTCCTCTCCACACCGCCTTGCTCATAAACACTACCTGCCAATCTACTGCCCGAACAAACTACACTGTTGATTAAAGACCCCTCCCCTGCGTCTACTGGAATCAACATATGCCGCGCACAGGACCAGAGGAGTCGAAATGCACTTGAATCGACACTGGAAGCCTTACCAGCCACCGCTACACATGAGGCATCTACCCTAGAAAGTACTGCCGCGCTAACACACAGAAAAATCTAGGGTTTACATAAACCTCCGGCTACCATGGAAAACAGGCTGTCAGCATACAGTGGCGGCCCGGATCTAGACCGTCCGCCGGCGCTCACCGGCGCCCGACCAAAATTCACGAAGGCTACCAATCAGTACGGCCATAGATAACCAGCGGAGGACCGGAAAAAGGTCATACCTCGGGGAAACAGCGCCCAGGGTCCGCGGGCGGGGTCGAGGCGGGAGGGGCGCGACGCCGGAGCGGGGCGGGACGGGAGCGGGCGACGtgaggcggcggtcggcggcgaacCACCGGCCGCGACCGAAGGTCGTGCGTCGGCTCggatgtatgtgtgtatgtgtgtaatTCTGGGTGGCGTCGGGGTGGGCGGGGAGGGGCGACGGGGCTGGGCGgtgggcggggtcggcggcggcgtgaggAACCCTAGCGGAGCGgcgcgggcggggcggggcggcggagcgGGGAACCCTAGCGGAGGGGAggggagcggggcggcgagaggagagggacgaCTCGCTGGCCGCGGTTGGGAGCCGCGAGTCAGGCGTGAGGGCGTCGGGTCTCGGTCGGTCGGGACTCGGGGCTCTGATGGAACTGGGACTGGCCCCGGCCCGGGCCACCTTCCAGCGATTTATAAATACGAAAAAAAATACGGCATTTAAAGCGTATACCCCCAGTATTAATGTGCTTCCCTGAATACGCGATCTTTTCCTACCTCATCGATAAATATCGCCTTACACGATAAGTCCTCGAGTCCACATTGCCCTCGGTCGGATTAAAGTTGGGTGTCAGACCCTTGCTTACTGTTGCCAACCAACCTGTGGATGGTTAGCTGGACAGTGGTATCTCCAGACCATCAGGGTTCAAGTTTTGTGCCCGCAtttatcctgaatttatttcaggattttcggcgatgcacgTTCAATGGGAGGAGACGCTTCCGTCGagtacgaggcgcctacggtgactttgtaaaatctcaacaTGATATGTTGGCTCAGTCTATCGAAAGTGCtcagggatg encodes the following:
- the LOC123143093 gene encoding pre-mRNA-processing protein 40A isoform X6, producing the protein MASNMQTPGPPQPPRPPMMGSTAPQNMGQPMPMQWPPGPPQQPPQFMQPAPQQYRPIGQAMPGVNMGMPGQMQHFQQPGPHMPHSGHVPPASQAVPMPYQAARPMSSAPMQPQQQAVFPGGLMPTMGAPMPPPSYTYQPTSVPPGSQPWGTAPGQGAPLVSPMVQPGHQSLSASVPPLANVQVSSTEPSSADWQEHSSGDGKKYYYNKRTKQSSWEKPAELMTPLERADASTEWKEFTTAEGRKYYYNKVTKQSKWSIPDELRIARELAEKTSNQQPAREIESTTVAPVGSTSVSVETSLPATQSSSLVGTIAPSSHDAIANLPPPGAGPSYNGDISSSSSMQNGGTSAVVAPVTTSTGDPSVASDAGTNRSTYGSSSVPSTTDTKVGASAEDLEEAKKTMPTAGKINVTPLEDKTSEEEPVVYATKLEAKNAFKSLLESANVQSDWSWDQAMRVIISDKRYGALKTLGERKQAFNEYLNQRKKIEVEERRVKQRKARDDFFTMLEECKDLTSSLRWSKAITMFGHDERFNAVERPKEREDLFENYLVELQKKEKAKAAEEHKRRIAEYREFLESCDFIKANTQWRKVQDRLEDDERYARLEKIDRLDVFQDYIRHLEKEEEEQKRIRKEQLRRQERKNRDEFRKMMEEHVADGTLNAKTYWRDYCSQIKDSRAYLAVASNLSGSMPKELFDDVMEELDKQYQDDRALIKDEVKSGKIPMLASWTLEDFQAAVTEDEKYKGVSNINIKLIYEDQIERLKEKDLKEAKKRQRLGDNFLDLLYSIKEITAASTWDDSKSLFDDTQEYRDLGGETYAKELFEEYIARLKERLKEKERMREEEKAKKEKDREEREKKKEKEKEKKEKDRKEKERDREKEREKEKGKDRSRRDEMDIDDDVEIHASKDKKREKDKEKKHKRRHHDTTDSERDEKDESRKSRRHSSDRKKSRKV
- the LOC123143093 gene encoding pre-mRNA-processing protein 40A isoform X4, whose amino-acid sequence is MASNMQTPGPPQPPRPPMMGSTAPQNMGQPMPMQWPPGPPQQPPQFMQPAPQQYRPIGQAMPGVNMGMPGQMQHFQQPGPHMPHSGHVPPASQAVPMPYQAARPMSSAPMQPQQQAVFPGGLMPTMGAPMPPPSYTYQPTSVPPGSQPWGTAPGQGAPLVSPMVQPGHQSLSASVPPVSSTEPSSADWQEHSSGDGKKYYYNKRTKQSSWEKPAELMTPLERADASTEWKEFTTAEGRKYYYNKVTKQSKWSIPDELRIARELAEKTSNQQPAREIESTTVAPVGSTSVSVETSLPATQSSSLVGTIAPSSHDAIANLPPPGAGPSYNGDISSSSSMQNGGTSAVVAPVTTSTGDPSVASDAGTNRSTYGSSSVPSTTDTKVGASAEDLEEAKKTMPTAGKINVTPLEDKTSEEEPVVYATKLEAKNAFKSLLESANVQSDWSWDQAMRVIISDKRYGALKTLGERKQAFNEYLNQRKKIEVEERRVKQRKARDDFFTMLEECKDLTSSLRWSKAITMFGHDERFNAVERPKEREDLFENYLVELQKKEKAKAAEEHKRRIAEYREFLESCDFIKANTQWRKVQDRLEDDERYARLEKIDRLDVFQDYIRHLEKEEEEQKRIRKEQLRRQERKNRDEFRKMMEEHVADGTLNAKTYWRDYCSQIKDSRAYLAVASNLSGSMPKELFDDVMEELDKQYQDDRALIKDEVKSGKIPMLASWTLEDFQAAVTEDEKYKGVSNINIKLIYEDQIERLKEKDLKEAKKRQRLGDNFLDLLYSIKEITAASTWDDSKSLFDDTQEYRDLGGETYAKELFEEYIARLKERLKEKERMREEEKAKKEKDREEREKKKEKEKEKKEKDRKEKERDREKEREKEKGKDRSRRDEMDIDDDVEIHASKDKKREKDKEKKHKRRHHDTTDSERDEKDESRKSRRHSSDRKKSRKHTHASDSDSENRHRRHKKDRDSSRKNGGHEELEDGELGEDGEIH